In the Rhodospirillaceae bacterium genome, one interval contains:
- a CDS encoding class II aldolase/adducin family protein: MPITARQTAPSLDRQDKDSLYRNQQKGLIYPENPIFSSAEEERQHRKERLVASCRAFALEKFDYAFAGHLTVRDPENPELYWTNPFAVHFNQVKLSNLILADHDGNVVEGDYAINRAGFVLHAAVHQMHPDIIAMCHAHTVWGTAFASLGKELSYIHQDACTFYEDHAVIKDDAGKVAVEEDAGTRIAKHFKNVRGIIHQNHGLFSASRHSIDAAAFTFIALERCCKQQLAVEATGITPVQVSEESARYSRENVGSEYIAWLAFQPTWGLLKETQPDMFD, encoded by the coding sequence ATGCCAATTACAGCAAGACAAACAGCCCCATCTTTGGACAGACAGGATAAGGATAGCCTATACCGCAATCAGCAAAAGGGGCTCATATATCCTGAAAATCCTATATTCAGTAGCGCCGAGGAAGAGCGACAACATAGAAAGGAACGTCTTGTAGCCAGCTGCAGGGCTTTCGCACTCGAAAAATTTGACTATGCCTTTGCCGGCCATTTAACGGTTCGAGATCCAGAAAACCCAGAACTATACTGGACCAACCCATTTGCCGTTCACTTCAATCAAGTAAAACTCTCAAATCTCATTTTAGCGGACCACGATGGAAATGTTGTGGAAGGAGATTATGCCATAAACCGCGCAGGGTTTGTTTTACACGCTGCTGTGCATCAAATGCATCCAGACATAATAGCTATGTGTCATGCTCATACTGTCTGGGGAACAGCGTTTGCGTCTCTAGGTAAAGAATTGTCCTACATACACCAAGACGCCTGTACTTTTTACGAGGATCACGCTGTCATTAAAGATGATGCCGGTAAAGTAGCTGTGGAAGAGGATGCCGGCACACGGATCGCGAAACACTTCAAAAATGTCCGAGGCATTATTCACCAAAATCATGGGCTGTTTTCCGCCAGCCGACACAGCATAGACGCAGCAGCATTTACCTTCATTGCTCTGGAACGGTGCTGCAAGCAGCAATTAGCAGTCGAAGCCACTGGCATTACACCCGTTCAAGTGTCAGAGGAATCGGCTCGATATAGTCGCGAAAATGTCGGGAGCGAATACATTGCCTGGCTTGCATTCCAACCTACGTGGGGGCTCTTAAAGGAAACCCAACCCGATATGTTTGACTAG